Genomic window (Paenibacillus sp.):
CGCCGACGCCGGAATCGGGCTCTATCCGCGTAGCGGACCGCGAATATTTTATCGAAGCGATGCAAGGAAAGCCCGCAGTCAGCGGCACGATCGTATCCCGGGCGAACGGGCGGTTCATCATCGTCGCCGCGGCGCCGGTGTTCGACGAGGCAGGGCGCGCGATCGGCGTCGTCGGCAATTCGATTTACACGAGCTTCTTCTCCGATTCTCTTAACGGCGTGAAAGTGAACCAGCGCGGCGAGCTGTATATTTTCGACTCCAACGGGACGGTGCTGGCGCATTCCACCGACGAAACGAAAATTAACAGCCGCGTGGACACGCCCGAGCTGTTGAACGTGCTGCGGAGCAATCCGAGCCGAAGCGGGGCCAGGGGGACGCTGTCGCTGCATGACGGGGAGATTCGGAAATTTTACGGATACTGGAAAGTGCCGTTCGCCGACTGGGTCGTCGTCGTGGAGGACGATTTGCCGGATATCCAAAGCCCGTTGAAGGGGCTCGCGCTTCAATACGCGGTCGTGCTCGTCGCGTCGATCGTCGTCCTGTTCGCGCTCTTTACGATTATGCTGTCCCAATGGGTCACCAAGCCGCTCCGCCGGATGCTCGGCGTCATGGAGGCGGCCGGCGCCGGGGATTTGCACGCTCGGGTACGGTTGACCTCGGCTGGCGAATTCGGCATGCTCGGGCGAGCCCTGAACCAGATGCTGGCGAAAATCAGCGAACTTATGGCGTCGCTGGCGGAGGCGTCGAAGCTCGAGCTGCGGTTCGTCGCCGAACGGGAGCGGAGCCGCTTGTCCGAAAGCTTGCGCCAATCGATGCAGGCGCTCAATTCGTCGCTGGACGAAGCGCGCGTGCAGCAGCTTGCCCTCGAGGAGCTGCAGCGCCACGTCCCGTTCCGCCGGGCAAGCTTGTGGGTCGACGAAGACGGGCGTTTGACCGCCAAAGCGGTGCTGGCGCGGGAGGCGGTCCGGGGCGAGCTTTCGCCGGATTTGGCGAAGGCGCTGTGCCGGAGCCTCGGAGGCGGCGAATCGGCGGCGTACCGGGGCCGCAGGGGGCCTGTTTACGAAATGGCGGTGGCGTTCGATTCCGCCTTCGCGCGGAAAGGCTTGTTTTATTTGGAACGAGACGACAGGGCATTCGCGGATAACGAGGCGGACTTCGCGCTGAGTTACGCGAGCCAAGCTTCCGTCGCCATCGACAACGCATCGTTGTATCGGAGAATGGAACTGATGGCCGTGACGGACGAGCTGACGGGCATGTACAACCGCCGGCATTTCTACCGGTTGGCGGAGGAGGCGTACCGCGGCGCGGAAGAGCTAGGGGAGCCGTTGACCGTCGTGCTGTTCGATATCGACCATTTTAAACAAATCAACGACCGTCTAGGTCATCTGGCGGGCGACGAAGTGCTGCGCCGGCTGCGCGCGATGATCGGGGAAGCGCTGCCGCAGCGCCACGTATTGGCCCGCTTCGGGGGCGAAGAGTTCGCGCTGCTGCTGCCGGGGATCGCGCTCGCCGAGGCGCTGGGCGCCGCGGAACGGCTGCGCGCCGCCGTCGAGCAGTACCGGTTTCCGCCGGAATCGGGAACGGAGGAGCTGCGCGTCACCGTGAGCGTCGGCGGCGCGGCGTGGGAGCGCGGCATGCCGCTGGATACGGCGCTGCAGCATGCGGATACGGCTTTGTACCGAGCCAAAGCGTCGGGACGCAATCGCGTCGTTGCGTACGCATCCGGTACCTAAGGGGGCAGCAAGATGAGAGAACGCCGCGAGGAACGCCGCGAACGCAAAGGCGAGCTGTGGCTTGGCGAGCAGCGGTTTTTCGAATCGATGTTCGACGAAATGAACGACGCCATCATGCTCGCCTCTACTGGAGAAGGCATCATTCGCGTGAACCGGGCGTTCGAAGAGATGTTCGGCTGGAAGGAAGCCGAGCTGCTCGGCACCTTTTTCCGCGACTATCCGTTCGTGCCGAAGGCGATGCGCCATGAATCGGAACACATTTACGTCACGCTCCATCGCGGCGGGAAAGCGAAAAACTTCGATTCCCGCCGCATGCGGAAAGACGGGTCGATGATCGACGTGTCCGTCTCGTTCTCCGTCATCGCCGATCGGCTCGGCCGGAAGGCGATTCTCGGCGTATATCGCGACATTACCGAGCTGAAGAAGCGGGAGCGGCAGCTCGAAGAGAGCGAGCAGCACTACCGGAAGCTGGTCGAGCTGTCCCCGGATCCGATCGTCGTTCATCGGAAAGGACGCTTGCTGTATTGGAATCGGGCGGCAGCCGAAGCTATGGGCGTAGCGAACGATAGCGCGCTGCTCGGCAAGTCGGTCGTCGAATTTATCGACCCGTCGTATGTGGATCAGGTCCACGAAGTGTCGAAACGGATCCAAGACACCGGCGAATCGAAGGAGCCGGCGGAAATCGTGCTGCGCCGCATCGACGGTTCGACGTTCCATGCGGAGCTGGTCGGCACGCGGCTCGAGTACGACGCGCATCCGGCCTCGCTCGTCATGATCCGGGATGTCACGAAGCGGAAGCAGTCGGAAATGCTGATCGAATATATGGCTTACCATGACGCGCTGACCGGATTGCCGAATCGGCTCCGGTTTCGCAAGCAAGCGCTCGAGAAGTTCGGCGAGGGGTCCGGTGCGATGTATTTTATCGACTTGGATCGATTCAAGCTGATTAACGACACGCTCGGGCACGGGATCGGAGATTTGCTGCTGCAAGAAGTCAGCGAACGGCTGAACCGGTTCGGCGATTTGATCGTCTCGCGTCAAGGCGGCGACGAGTT
Coding sequences:
- a CDS encoding diguanylate cyclase, producing the protein MSSLRIKLPISVVLLISVAIVLSGAATYSFSSALLIRKSEDEIRANAFRTGEAIYGLLKAEIRKSEILASQTVFRETLAQRERMPDERFFRADHAAFREATDSLRRAYDGESLHEKFWLGDKNGVVIASSSPTPESGSIRVADREYFIEAMQGKPAVSGTIVSRANGRFIIVAAAPVFDEAGRAIGVVGNSIYTSFFSDSLNGVKVNQRGELYIFDSNGTVLAHSTDETKINSRVDTPELLNVLRSNPSRSGARGTLSLHDGEIRKFYGYWKVPFADWVVVVEDDLPDIQSPLKGLALQYAVVLVASIVVLFALFTIMLSQWVTKPLRRMLGVMEAAGAGDLHARVRLTSAGEFGMLGRALNQMLAKISELMASLAEASKLELRFVAERERSRLSESLRQSMQALNSSLDEARVQQLALEELQRHVPFRRASLWVDEDGRLTAKAVLAREAVRGELSPDLAKALCRSLGGGESAAYRGRRGPVYEMAVAFDSAFARKGLFYLERDDRAFADNEADFALSYASQASVAIDNASLYRRMELMAVTDELTGMYNRRHFYRLAEEAYRGAEELGEPLTVVLFDIDHFKQINDRLGHLAGDEVLRRLRAMIGEALPQRHVLARFGGEEFALLLPGIALAEALGAAERLRAAVEQYRFPPESGTEELRVTVSVGGAAWERGMPLDTALQHADTALYRAKASGRNRVVAYASGT
- a CDS encoding putative bifunctional diguanylate cyclase/phosphodiesterase; translation: MRERREERRERKGELWLGEQRFFESMFDEMNDAIMLASTGEGIIRVNRAFEEMFGWKEAELLGTFFRDYPFVPKAMRHESEHIYVTLHRGGKAKNFDSRRMRKDGSMIDVSVSFSVIADRLGRKAILGVYRDITELKKRERQLEESEQHYRKLVELSPDPIVVHRKGRLLYWNRAAAEAMGVANDSALLGKSVVEFIDPSYVDQVHEVSKRIQDTGESKEPAEIVLRRIDGSTFHAELVGTRLEYDAHPASLVMIRDVTKRKQSEMLIEYMAYHDALTGLPNRLRFRKQALEKFGEGSGAMYFIDLDRFKLINDTLGHGIGDLLLQEVSERLNRFGDLIVSRQGGDEFAAFGAAAGREEAAATAERLIGALSEPYAIGGNELFVTPSVGISLYPHDSEEIDMLLQQADTALYVAKANGGNAYAFFDTEANAANSFKMALTGDLRKALANGEFAICYQPKYDVRKRIVVGAEALLRWNHPTRGLIPPDRFIPFAEESGLILPIGEWVLRTACSQAKAWHDAGYPIDISVNISVRQFLQRQFVEGVEAALAETGLQPSALNLEITESVPVLDLQAAVQKLKRLREAGVTISLDDFGTGYSSLNYIRLLPYDFLKIDRSFVQNMHEDPFHASIVRSVISIAHMMGKRVVAEGVETREHLDLLEQAACDEAQGFYFSKPIAAEPFERLLRDAGARREP